In one window of Brachyhypopomus gauderio isolate BG-103 chromosome 16, BGAUD_0.2, whole genome shotgun sequence DNA:
- the LOC143477987 gene encoding uncharacterized protein LOC143477987 isoform X4: MTADALRRPVGDQLILEEDENYLPSEQEVHEYAREIGIDPDGEPELLWLAREGIVAPLPPDWKPCQDVTGEVYYFNFSTGQSTWDHPCDEHYRQLVAQERECAQPCHGHAMDEEEEDEEPKKASVHEDSELRVAEETELDVDEEKKKREKECVCVCECMCGELSGLLQEVREEVQREHSRKLEQLSQEYQEQLFTLRHEHLEEVQREHSRKLEQVSQEHQEQLFTLRQKHLEEESVERERLLRAHLEERERMQASHTSQLDQLRLQLDSQLQHTHKIHMQKALEVQKMIEQLDMKTKELKTQELLLQTQAADLKKRRQQLSEEGDEVEKGIEALSRVLRERDSLRAELDQLRDERRREREELDKEREGRRREREESKRMMEEREKLQARCDELHRRLSLQEYISGEGVQQRARQFLEKQTSCLRVRQAALRTAHPSPQRSAAGGSAQPLCQEVSELEKLRERVQKGHAILRKKEERLGQLETSLAEELSCDEGERLVGDRRVSDVTESETSGVCGQEETTHARPVKVQQLAESLQQISGQLNTVLGELGSFTGRSVQPLPQPPPSSSFPPAPSWAWTPSPASSSVAQNSFLHSTINGVSMDTSARYPMRATRAYSGYTPASLSSELDGQRLQRLIDDNKRWLESRRKDPNVYPFTISLPLSLYTCLSSHATQLPRTPMGWSSSAWTRRIRSRSTITEEAQPTDVHVCPVQTNQWIDRIQTCLWT, encoded by the exons ATGACAGCAGATGCCCTTCGGAGACCAGTTGGAGACCAGTTGATCCTGGAAGAGGATGAGAATTATctcccatctgaacaag AGGTCCATGAGTATGCCAGAGAAATTGGCATTGACCCTGATGGGGAGCCAGAGCTGCTGTGGCTGGCCAGAGAGGGGATTGTAGCCCCACTACCTCCTGATTGGAAACCCTG TCAGGATGTGACTGGAGAAGTATACTATTTCAACTTCTCCACGGGCCAGTCCACCTGGGACCACCCCTGTGATGAGCACTACCGCCAACTAGTGGCCCAGGAGCGGGAGTGTGCTCAGCCATGCCACGGCCATGCcatggatgaagaggaggaggatgaagagccgAAGAAGGCGTCTgtccatgag gacagtgaaCTCAGGGTGGCAGAGGAGACTGAGCTGGACGTGGacgaagaaaagaaaaagagagagaaggagtgtgtgtgtgtgtgtgagtgtatgtgtggtgagttgtctggtctgttgcaggaggtgagggaggaggtgcagagggagcacagcaggaagctggagcagctgtcgCAGGAGTACCAGGAGCAGCTCTTCACCCTCAGACATgagcacctggaggaggtgcagagggagcacagcaggaagcTGGAGCAGGTGTCGCAGGAGCACCAGGAGCAGCTCTTCACCCTCAGACAAaagcacctggaggag gagagcgtggagagggagcgcttgttgagggctcatctggaggagagggagaggatgcaGGCTTCGCACACGTCCCAGCTGGATCAGCTCAGACTACAGCTCGActctcagctccaacacacccacaaaataCACATGCAGAAA gcgttagaagtgcagaagatgattgagcaactggacatgaaaaccaaagagctcaaaactcaggaactgctactccaaactcag gctgcagatttgaagaagaggagacaacagctgagtgaggaaggagatgaagttgagaaggggatagag GCTCTCTCACGTGTCCTGAGAGAACGGGACAGTCTGCGTGCAGAGCTGGACCAAttaagagatgagaggaggagagaaagggaggagctggataaagagagagagggaaggaggagggagagggaggagagcaagaggatgatggaggagagagaaaaactTCAGGCTAGATGTGATGAACTCCACAGAAGGCtcag cttgcaGGAGTATATTTCAGGTGAAGGTGTCCAGCAGAGAGCAAGACAGTTCTTGGAGAAACAGACCAGCTgtctgagagtgagacaggcggcactaaggacggcccaccccagcccgcagaggtccgctgcaggaggctctgctcagcctctctgccag gaggtgagtgagctggagaagctgagggagaGGGTCCAGAAGGGCCACGCGATCCtgagaaagaaggaggagagactcggccagctggagacgtcactggcagaggag ctgtcatgtgatgAAGGCGAGCGGCTCGTGGGAGATCGGAGAGTCTCTGATGTCACAGAGTCAGAGACGAGCGGTGTGTGTGGCCAAGAGGAGACga cacatgcaaggccagtgaaagtgcagcagttagcagagtccctgcagcagatctCTGGCCAGCTGAACACAGTGCTGGGTGAACTGGGATCTTTCACTGGGAGGagcgtccagcccctccctcagccacctccgtcctcctccttccctcctgccccgtcctgggcatggacaccaagccccgcctcctcttcaGTGGCTCAGAACAGCTTCTTACACTCCACCATTAAtg GAGTTTCCATGGATACCAGTGCCCGCTATCCCATGAGGGCTACCAGAGCATATAGTGGATACACTCCAGCaag tctctcctctgagctagatggccagaggctgcagagactgatcgacgacaacaaaaggtggctggaatcacgacgcaaagacccaaatgtgtatcctttcacaatctctctccccctcagcttatacacat GCCTCTCTTCACACGCTACCCAGCTGCCCCGCACACCAATGGGCTGGTCCAGCTCAGCCTGGACAAGAAGAATCAGATCAAGGTCTACCATTACTGAAGAGGCACAACCCACTGATGTCCATGTATGTCCAGTGCAAACAAATCAATGGatagacagaatacaaacatgccTATGGACATAA